One genomic segment of Chitinophagales bacterium includes these proteins:
- a CDS encoding SUMF1/EgtB/PvdO family nonheme iron enzyme, which yields MKNLNSFFGKAAIAATLFAAGCSGGYNGQLIGELDRPRWNPITPYGMVFVPSGVLHIGPGDQDVNSAYNSKAKQISVVGFYMDDTEITNNEYRQFVNWVRDSAAHTLLEHTTEREDGKSQIDWKQKIEWNGKEANEQLDQIYYPENQRIWGRKEIDPNKLHYVYEWYDLKGASLTKNRGKDRTSFIKKEATPIYPDTLCWVRDFTYSYNEPMTRHYFSHPAFDDYPVVGVDWYQAKAFCAWRTRFWEDYRSAKGEPLLDEFRLPTEFEWEYAARGGKKNQPYPWGGPYVRNSKGCILANFKPGRGNYPEDGGFYTVRADAYWPNDYGLYNMAGNAAEWTSSAFYENAYSFVHDLNPDIRYDAEGNESETLKRKSIRGGSWKDIGYYIECGTRHWEYADSAKSYVGFRCITTFLGRDIMDGK from the coding sequence ATGAAAAACTTAAACAGTTTCTTCGGCAAGGCTGCCATAGCAGCAACTCTCTTTGCCGCAGGATGTAGTGGCGGGTACAACGGTCAGTTAATTGGAGAATTAGATAGACCGCGCTGGAATCCGATTACTCCTTACGGAATGGTGTTTGTGCCATCAGGTGTGTTACACATCGGACCTGGCGACCAAGACGTTAATTCTGCGTACAACTCTAAAGCCAAACAAATTTCTGTGGTTGGCTTTTATATGGACGACACAGAAATTACCAACAATGAGTATCGCCAGTTCGTAAACTGGGTGCGCGATTCTGCAGCTCACACGCTTTTAGAGCACACCACCGAGCGCGAAGACGGGAAATCTCAAATTGATTGGAAACAAAAAATTGAATGGAATGGTAAAGAAGCTAACGAACAGTTAGATCAAATTTACTACCCTGAAAACCAAAGAATTTGGGGTCGTAAAGAAATTGATCCAAATAAATTGCACTACGTTTATGAGTGGTACGATTTAAAAGGAGCTTCACTTACTAAAAACCGCGGAAAAGACCGCACTTCATTCATTAAAAAAGAAGCAACTCCAATTTATCCAGATACATTGTGCTGGGTAAGAGACTTTACATACTCTTACAACGAGCCAATGACTCGCCACTATTTTAGCCACCCGGCTTTTGACGACTATCCGGTAGTAGGTGTGGATTGGTATCAAGCAAAAGCTTTCTGCGCATGGAGAACCCGCTTTTGGGAAGATTACAGAAGCGCAAAAGGCGAACCATTGTTAGATGAATTCCGTTTGCCAACCGAATTTGAATGGGAATATGCAGCTCGTGGCGGTAAAAAGAATCAACCTTACCCTTGGGGCGGTCCTTATGTAAGAAACTCAAAAGGCTGTATTTTAGCTAACTTTAAACCTGGACGTGGTAACTATCCTGAGGATGGCGGTTTTTATACCGTTCGTGCCGATGCTTACTGGCCAAACGATTACGGTTTATACAACATGGCAGGCAATGCTGCAGAATGGACTTCATCTGCTTTCTACGAAAACGCATACTCTTTCGTTCATGATTTGAACCCAGATATTCGTTACGATGCAGAAGGTAATGAATCAGAAACATTAAAAAGAAAATCTATTCGTGGAGGTTCTTGGAAAGATATTGGTTACTACATTGAGTGTGGAACACGCCACTGGGAGTATGCCGATTCTGCAAAATCTTACGTTGGCTTCCGTTGTATCACTACCTTCTTAGGTCGCGATATTATGGATGGCAAATAA
- a CDS encoding PorP/SprF family type IX secretion system membrane protein, with protein sequence MSSFNKVIVFTVVVFAVCSIQKLFAQNEPQFTHYMFNRAIFNPAYAGSADAIEINALHRSQYVNIAATAINTQFFGVNLPIHAASSGVGISVVNDLAGALRSTYVSLQYNYRKKMKWGNISAGVGIGLVQIGLDGKKLRAPDGNYNGGINHSDDYLPTSLQQAVAPDFSVGIYFNNKNWFAGVAVNHIAASVAKFQSGLKLNYARNILVSGGYDFNVSKKFSLMPSLFLKSDFKKVQMDVALHATIARNFLSGISFRGYNGNSIDAVAPFVGFTYKGFRLVYSYDINISTLKSFNSGSHEVSAAYIISYVKKERKPLIYHNPRFL encoded by the coding sequence ATGTCTTCATTCAATAAAGTTATTGTATTTACAGTAGTTGTTTTTGCAGTTTGTAGCATACAAAAATTGTTTGCTCAAAACGAACCGCAGTTTACGCACTATATGTTCAACCGTGCCATCTTTAACCCTGCTTATGCAGGCTCGGCAGATGCAATAGAAATAAACGCACTCCACCGCAGTCAATATGTAAATATTGCAGCCACTGCCATCAATACCCAATTCTTTGGAGTTAATCTTCCAATTCATGCTGCAAGTTCAGGCGTTGGTATTTCGGTAGTAAACGACCTGGCCGGAGCATTGCGATCAACCTATGTTTCGTTGCAGTACAATTATCGCAAAAAAATGAAATGGGGAAATATAAGCGCAGGCGTAGGAATAGGGTTGGTGCAAATCGGTTTAGATGGTAAAAAATTACGCGCACCCGATGGTAACTATAATGGGGGTATAAACCATAGTGATGATTACCTGCCAACAAGCCTTCAGCAAGCAGTAGCACCCGATTTTTCAGTCGGTATTTATTTCAATAACAAAAACTGGTTTGCAGGTGTAGCAGTTAACCATATTGCGGCATCTGTTGCTAAATTCCAATCGGGATTAAAATTAAATTATGCACGTAACATACTCGTGAGTGGAGGTTACGATTTTAATGTTTCAAAGAAATTTTCACTCATGCCATCGCTCTTCCTAAAGAGCGATTTTAAAAAAGTGCAAATGGATGTAGCATTGCATGCAACCATTGCACGCAATTTTTTATCCGGCATTTCGTTTAGAGGTTACAATGGAAATTCAATAGATGCTGTTGCCCCATTTGTAGGTTTCACATATAAAGGTTTTAGGTTGGTTTATTCCTATGATATCAATATTTCAACGCTAAAAAGTTTTAATTCCGGCAGCCACGAAGTAAGTGCAGCATATATTATTTCTTACGTTAAGAAAGAGCGCAAACCGTTGATATATCACAATCCGCGCTTCTTATAG
- a CDS encoding NAD(P)H-dependent oxidoreductase subunit E, with translation MGLNIKLNKEVKISDRLQERIEALKARFPEGKQKSALLTILHEVQDENEHWLSVEAMDKVAEILNIKPIEVYEVVSFYTMYNQQPVGKYSFEFCRTSCCVLRGAEDMIEYTCKKLGVSEGEVTPDGMFSVKATECLGACGYAPMMQLGDFYHEFLTEEKIDQLIEDCRAGKITMLSKV, from the coding sequence ATGGGTTTAAATATTAAATTAAACAAGGAAGTAAAAATTTCCGACAGGCTTCAAGAAAGAATAGAAGCATTAAAAGCACGCTTCCCGGAAGGTAAGCAAAAGAGCGCTCTGCTTACTATTTTACATGAAGTACAAGATGAAAATGAACATTGGCTTTCTGTTGAAGCAATGGATAAAGTAGCAGAAATACTCAATATTAAGCCAATAGAAGTATATGAAGTAGTGAGTTTCTATACCATGTATAATCAGCAGCCTGTGGGCAAGTATTCATTCGAGTTTTGTAGAACCAGTTGTTGTGTATTGCGTGGAGCAGAAGATATGATAGAATATACATGCAAAAAATTAGGTGTAAGCGAAGGAGAGGTTACGCCCGATGGCATGTTTAGTGTAAAAGCTACAGAATGCCTTGGCGCTTGCGGTTATGCTCCTATGATGCAGTTAGGCGATTTTTATCATGAGTTTCTTACCGAAGAAAAAATAGACCAGTTAATTGAAGATTGCCGCGCAGGAAAAATTACCATGCTAAGCAAAGTGTAA
- a CDS encoding cytochrome c, producing MRILFYSTIALLLAVAACSKKSAAPTATKEKVYSGTNIFAKSCARCHGADGVKDERTPNLKTIPLDKAGLVKVISYGKGHMPAFADKLNTQEIEAVADLILSWHK from the coding sequence ATGCGTATTTTATTTTATTCAACCATTGCACTATTATTAGCAGTTGCCGCCTGCTCCAAAAAATCAGCTGCACCCACCGCTACTAAAGAAAAAGTGTATAGTGGTACAAACATTTTTGCTAAAAGTTGCGCACGCTGCCATGGTGCAGATGGTGTTAAAGATGAACGCACGCCTAACCTAAAAACAATTCCGCTAGATAAAGCCGGATTGGTAAAAGTTATCAGCTATGGCAAAGGGCACATGCCGGCATTTGCAGATAAATTAAACACACAAGAAATAGAGGCGGTGGCAGATCTTATTTTAAGTTGGCACAAGTAG
- the nuoD gene encoding NADH dehydrogenase (quinone) subunit D gives MSQLIKPASIEEKYAELIRQRENEDGSELSILNLGPTHPATHGIFQNVLLMDGEKIVDAEQTLGYIHRAFEKIAENRPFYQINVLTDRLNYCSAPINNFGWWMTVEKLLGVEVPKRAQYLRVIMMELARITDHIICNSILVFDAGAFTPFLYIFQYREKVYEIYEELCGARLTTNMGRIGGLERDLSATGFRKLRKFLEEFKAGLQEFEELALRNRIFMDRTINVGGISAEKAMSYGFTGPNLRAAGVDYDVRVATPYSSYQDFNFIIPVGKSGDTYDRFCVRNAEMWESIKIIEQALAGLPEGPIHADVPDYYLPPKEQVYNNMEALIYHFKIVMGEIPVPKGEVYHSVEGGNGELGFYLVSDGSRVPYRLHFRRPSFIYYQAYTEMIKGAMLSDAILIMSSLNVIAGELDA, from the coding sequence ATGAGCCAGCTGATTAAACCTGCTTCAATTGAAGAAAAATATGCCGAACTCATTCGCCAGCGCGAAAATGAAGACGGCAGCGAATTAAGTATATTAAACCTTGGGCCAACACACCCGGCAACGCATGGAATTTTTCAAAACGTGTTGCTCATGGATGGCGAAAAAATTGTAGATGCCGAGCAAACATTGGGCTACATCCACAGAGCATTCGAAAAAATTGCCGAAAACCGCCCCTTTTACCAAATCAATGTTTTAACCGATAGGTTAAATTATTGTTCTGCACCTATCAACAACTTTGGCTGGTGGATGACGGTAGAAAAACTATTAGGTGTAGAAGTTCCCAAACGCGCACAATATCTCCGTGTAATTATGATGGAATTGGCACGCATTACAGACCATATTATCTGTAATTCCATTTTAGTATTCGATGCGGGGGCATTTACACCGTTCTTATACATATTTCAATACCGCGAAAAAGTATATGAAATATATGAAGAACTTTGTGGTGCACGCCTTACCACCAACATGGGGCGCATTGGAGGTTTAGAGCGCGATTTAAGTGCAACAGGTTTTCGCAAGCTCCGCAAATTCTTAGAAGAATTTAAAGCAGGCTTACAAGAGTTTGAAGAACTGGCACTACGCAACAGAATTTTTATGGATAGAACCATAAATGTTGGCGGCATTAGTGCAGAAAAAGCTATGAGCTATGGTTTTACAGGGCCCAACCTCCGTGCTGCAGGTGTTGATTACGATGTGCGTGTGGCAACACCTTATAGCAGCTATCAAGATTTTAATTTCATTATTCCGGTAGGCAAAAGTGGCGACACCTACGATCGCTTTTGCGTACGCAATGCCGAAATGTGGGAAAGCATAAAAATTATTGAACAAGCATTAGCAGGCTTGCCGGAGGGGCCAATTCATGCCGATGTTCCTGATTATTATTTGCCTCCAAAGGAGCAGGTGTATAACAATATGGAAGCACTCATTTACCATTTTAAAATAGTAATGGGCGAAATTCCTGTACCTAAAGGTGAAGTGTATCACTCAGTAGAAGGCGGCAATGGCGAATTAGGCTTTTATCTTGTTTCGGATGGCAGCAGAGTGCCATACCGCTTACACTTCCGCAGACCAAGTTTTATTTATTACCAAGCATATACCGAAATGATAAAAGGTGCCATGCTGAGCGATGCTATTTTAATTATGAGTTCACTCAATGTTATTGCCGGAGAGTTAGATGCTTAA
- a CDS encoding NADH-quinone oxidoreductase subunit C, translating to MMLTNELVQQKLTAQFGEAITAFEEPWGMLTFEVKSSKVLEVMQWLRDNEEMGFTFLTDVCGAHFPDNTVERQFATIYHMHNWVANVRIRFKAFLHGENPEVQSVTSLFNSANWQERETYDFYGITFKGHPDLKRILNMDEMVSFPLRKEYPLEDAGRTDKDDRYFGREPQKLSVN from the coding sequence ATTATGCTTACAAATGAATTAGTTCAACAAAAACTTACCGCTCAATTTGGCGAAGCTATTACCGCCTTCGAAGAACCGTGGGGTATGCTTACTTTTGAAGTAAAAAGTTCCAAAGTGCTGGAAGTAATGCAGTGGCTGCGCGACAACGAAGAAATGGGCTTCACTTTTCTAACAGATGTATGTGGCGCACATTTCCCGGATAATACTGTGGAAAGGCAGTTTGCCACTATTTACCACATGCACAATTGGGTGGCCAATGTGCGCATTCGTTTTAAGGCGTTTTTGCATGGCGAAAATCCCGAAGTGCAAAGCGTTACTTCCCTTTTTAATTCTGCCAATTGGCAAGAACGGGAAACGTATGATTTTTACGGAATAACATTTAAAGGACATCCCGATTTAAAACGCATTTTAAATATGGATGAAATGGTTTCTTTCCCATTGCGAAAAGAATACCCGTTAGAAGATGCCGGAAGAACCGATAAAGACGATAGATATTTCGGAAGAGAACCACAAAAATTAAGTGTAAACTGA
- a CDS encoding NADH-quinone oxidoreductase subunit B produces MSNVIMPPAINGEGFQLTVLDQVVGLARSKSLWPLPFATSCCGIEFMATMASTYDLARFGSERPSFSPRQADMLLVMGTIAKKMGPVLRQVYEQMAEPRWVIAVGACATSGGVFDSYSVLQGIDKIIPVDVYVPGCPPRPEQILDGVMKLQELVKNEPMRRRNSPEYKSLLASYGIVVN; encoded by the coding sequence ATGAGCAATGTAATAATGCCACCGGCAATAAACGGAGAAGGATTTCAACTTACAGTGTTAGACCAAGTAGTGGGGTTAGCGCGCAGTAAAAGTTTGTGGCCGTTGCCTTTTGCTACCTCATGTTGCGGTATAGAATTTATGGCAACTATGGCCTCTACTTACGATTTAGCTCGGTTTGGGAGCGAGCGCCCTTCATTTTCGCCCCGCCAGGCAGATATGCTTTTGGTAATGGGAACCATTGCCAAAAAAATGGGACCTGTGTTAAGACAAGTATATGAACAAATGGCGGAGCCGCGTTGGGTGATTGCCGTTGGCGCTTGCGCTACCAGCGGAGGTGTGTTCGATTCATATTCAGTACTGCAAGGAATAGATAAAATTATTCCGGTAGATGTGTATGTGCCTGGCTGTCCACCACGCCCTGAACAAATTTTAGATGGCGTAATGAAACTGCAAGAGTTGGTAAAAAACGAACCTATGCGCAGAAGAAATTCACCCGAGTATAAGTCGCTTTTAGCAAGCTATGGCATTGTTGTAAATTAA
- a CDS encoding NADH-quinone oxidoreductase subunit A → MNNSIAGYIPIVMQFVFAAGFVGATILISHFIGPRRHSKVKDANFECGVEQFGNARIPFSIKYFLVAILFVLFDVEVIFLYPWAVNFREMGADGMVKMILFMGMLLVGFYYIIKKGALDWE, encoded by the coding sequence ATGAATAATTCTATTGCAGGATACATTCCAATTGTAATGCAGTTTGTGTTTGCCGCTGGCTTTGTAGGGGCAACAATCTTAATTTCGCACTTTATTGGTCCACGCAGGCACTCAAAAGTAAAAGATGCCAATTTTGAATGTGGTGTGGAGCAATTTGGCAATGCAAGAATTCCTTTTTCAATCAAATATTTCTTGGTAGCTATTTTGTTTGTACTGTTCGATGTGGAGGTAATATTCCTCTATCCTTGGGCGGTAAATTTTCGTGAGATGGGAGCAGATGGCATGGTTAAAATGATATTGTTTATGGGCATGCTATTAGTGGGTTTTTATTATATTATTAAGAAAGGCGCTTTAGACTGGGAGTAA
- a CDS encoding glycosyltransferase — translation MNNTLVLLTAAFPYGSSEPFLETEITYLAQGFNRVVIITADTKNTNIRALPPNCEVLRMDIDFTVKLRLKSLLNYLNPLVKEELTTVEKAYRLQPSKSILKTMLISLERGEKTAQFIAQQHFNYATTVFYSYWCDDTALGLALLSQKQLIKAVSRIHGWDSYFERSPINYLPFRQFITEHLRQIISISQNGIDYAATHWQVDKNKFLLSRLGINGQQQLDLQKGNEFTIMSCSNIIPLKRVHLIADALHQITDYKIKWIHFGDGTDMPTLKTRLTTLPGNIKATLRGRIPNVEIYAAYHAEKPHLFINVSSSEGVPVSIMEAMSFGVPCMATNVGGNGEIVTNENGCLLPSTPSADLIAQEIKRFIGMSSATYTQYSNAAFQTWNTAYNAAQNYTALVNNLKSL, via the coding sequence ATGAACAATACACTTGTCTTGCTCACGGCAGCATTTCCGTATGGTAGCAGCGAACCCTTTTTAGAAACAGAAATAACGTACTTAGCTCAAGGCTTTAATCGTGTAGTAATTATTACTGCCGATACAAAAAACACTAACATAAGGGCGCTGCCCCCCAATTGCGAAGTGCTGCGAATGGATATTGATTTTACGGTAAAATTACGGCTGAAAAGTTTGCTAAATTACCTTAACCCCTTGGTAAAAGAAGAACTAACAACGGTTGAAAAAGCATATAGACTGCAACCCTCCAAAAGCATTTTAAAAACAATGCTTATTTCCTTAGAAAGGGGTGAAAAAACAGCGCAGTTTATAGCACAACAACACTTTAACTACGCCACCACAGTTTTTTACAGCTATTGGTGCGATGATACTGCCCTAGGGTTGGCACTACTTTCCCAGAAACAACTTATAAAAGCAGTTTCCAGAATACATGGCTGGGACAGTTATTTTGAAAGAAGCCCTATAAATTACCTGCCATTTCGGCAATTTATTACAGAACACCTCCGCCAAATAATTTCTATTTCGCAAAATGGTATTGACTATGCCGCTACGCACTGGCAAGTAGATAAAAACAAGTTTCTTCTTTCGCGCTTGGGCATAAATGGACAACAGCAATTGGATCTTCAAAAAGGCAATGAATTTACAATAATGAGCTGCTCCAATATAATTCCATTAAAACGAGTACACTTAATTGCCGATGCGCTTCACCAAATTACCGATTACAAAATTAAGTGGATACATTTTGGCGATGGCACAGATATGCCAACACTTAAAACCCGGCTTACCACCTTACCCGGCAACATAAAAGCAACATTAAGAGGCAGAATTCCAAATGTGGAAATATATGCTGCATACCATGCAGAAAAACCTCACTTGTTTATCAATGTAAGTTCATCGGAAGGTGTGCCTGTTTCGATAATGGAAGCCATGAGTTTTGGCGTGCCTTGCATGGCAACCAATGTGGGCGGCAATGGAGAAATTGTAACCAACGAAAACGGCTGCTTACTACCTTCTACACCAAGTGCCGATTTAATAGCACAAGAAATTAAACGCTTTATTGGCATGAGTTCTGCAACCTACACACAATATTCCAATGCGGCATTTCAAACATGGAATACAGCATATAATGCAGCCCAAAATTACACTGCACTTGTAAATAATTTAAAGAGTTTGTGA
- the rnk gene encoding nucleoside diphosphate kinase regulator has protein sequence MSKLIVTRLDYARIKKSVNDAKQLNTINKVEAEKLLNELSSAEIVEPDAIPADVVTMNSIVKLNFLNTNKVVQFQIVYPDKANIKENKISIFSPIATALIGYKVQDEIEWVVPAGLTKIKIEEIVYQPEAAGDYDL, from the coding sequence ATGAGTAAATTGATAGTAACCAGATTAGATTATGCGCGGATCAAGAAGAGTGTTAACGATGCTAAGCAGTTGAATACTATAAATAAAGTTGAAGCAGAAAAGTTGTTGAATGAATTGAGTTCAGCCGAGATAGTGGAGCCGGATGCCATTCCTGCCGATGTGGTAACTATGAATTCAATTGTAAAATTGAATTTTTTGAATACCAATAAGGTGGTACAATTTCAAATTGTATATCCCGATAAAGCTAATATCAAGGAAAATAAAATCTCTATTTTTTCGCCCATTGCTACTGCGCTCATTGGCTATAAAGTACAAGATGAAATTGAGTGGGTAGTGCCTGCCGGACTTACTAAAATTAAAATAGAGGAAATAGTGTACCAGCCCGAAGCTGCAGGCGATTACGATTTATAG
- a CDS encoding M23 family metallopeptidase, translated as MKSLLVYLVALLNSTTPASKLANEPLPVFPKEDFRSPVDIPVLLAGNYGEPRRLHFHTGLDIRTNQMEGLNIYAIADGYVSRINVSGGGYGKALYITHKNGYTSVYAHLQRFSDKIEKRLQQEQYAKESFSVDFSLNPSELPVTQSEIVALSGNTGGSAGPHLHFEIRDSLERPINPMLFGFNPKDNIKPIISFLKFYPQDERKFYSTGYRVRTVGSGGKYQVATGSVLLNADVVSLSVNAWDAMNGTGNQVGVYGMKLHVDGEKKFEFNMNRMAFSEKRCVLSHVDYPIFMNEGRRSFHKCFVDPANECPLYTDVVNRGIIDLSDGKPKKVYIEVYDFEGNTSTCEFTLQKSNTATTFKTQELKYSQLLLPFQNNVFKTEEVTFSIPEKFLFDTIPFQYKQTATAEPSFFSAIHHLDKFTSMLFDFASLMIKATKPLPPGKENKAVVVWKNEFGSWVSKGGKYDGSFVNTKVREFGDYSIKIDTTPPRITPFNIVPGRNMRPHKMVMFTIGDNLSGIKEFDTYIDDKWVISEYDAKRARLFHKLDLSMPHGQHEFKVVVVDERDNKATYTVKFLM; from the coding sequence ATGAAGTCATTGCTTGTTTACTTGGTTGCACTACTCAATTCCACCACACCTGCCAGTAAACTAGCCAACGAACCGCTGCCAGTTTTCCCGAAAGAAGATTTTCGTTCACCGGTAGATATTCCGGTATTGCTTGCGGGCAATTACGGAGAGCCGCGCAGGCTACACTTCCATACCGGCCTAGATATTCGCACCAACCAAATGGAAGGGTTGAATATTTACGCCATTGCCGATGGCTACGTGAGCCGAATAAATGTAAGCGGAGGCGGCTATGGCAAAGCCTTATACATTACGCACAAAAACGGTTACACTTCGGTATATGCCCACTTACAACGCTTTTCAGATAAAATTGAAAAACGCTTACAGCAAGAGCAATATGCCAAAGAATCGTTTAGTGTAGATTTTAGTTTAAACCCAAGCGAGTTGCCCGTAACACAAAGCGAAATTGTGGCACTAAGCGGCAACACCGGAGGTAGTGCCGGACCTCACTTGCACTTTGAAATTCGCGACTCTTTAGAGCGCCCCATCAACCCAATGCTTTTTGGCTTTAATCCAAAAGACAACATAAAACCAATTATCAGTTTTTTAAAATTTTACCCTCAAGACGAAAGAAAATTTTACAGCACAGGCTATCGCGTCCGCACCGTTGGGTCTGGCGGAAAGTACCAGGTAGCAACAGGTTCGGTACTGTTGAATGCCGATGTGGTGAGTTTATCGGTAAATGCTTGGGATGCCATGAACGGCACCGGAAACCAAGTGGGTGTATATGGAATGAAACTGCATGTAGATGGCGAAAAAAAGTTTGAATTCAACATGAACCGTATGGCATTTAGCGAAAAACGCTGTGTGCTCAGCCATGTAGATTATCCCATTTTTATGAATGAAGGAAGACGCAGTTTTCATAAATGCTTTGTAGATCCCGCTAATGAATGCCCATTATATACCGATGTGGTAAACAGAGGTATTATTGATTTAAGCGATGGAAAACCCAAGAAAGTATATATTGAAGTATATGATTTTGAAGGCAACACTTCTACCTGCGAGTTTACATTGCAAAAAAGCAATACCGCTACCACTTTTAAAACACAAGAATTGAAATACAGCCAACTCCTTTTACCCTTTCAAAACAATGTGTTTAAAACCGAGGAAGTAACCTTCTCCATTCCCGAAAAATTTCTATTCGATACCATTCCTTTTCAATACAAACAAACCGCTACTGCCGAGCCTTCGTTCTTCTCGGCTATTCACCACTTAGATAAATTCACCTCCATGCTTTTTGATTTTGCCTCGCTTATGATAAAAGCTACCAAACCATTACCTCCGGGAAAAGAAAACAAAGCAGTAGTAGTTTGGAAAAACGAGTTTGGAAGCTGGGTAAGCAAAGGAGGAAAATACGATGGCTCGTTTGTGAATACAAAGGTGCGGGAATTTGGCGATTACAGTATTAAAATTGATACTACACCACCGCGTATAACTCCATTTAATATAGTTCCCGGTAGAAATATGCGTCCGCACAAAATGGTAATGTTTACCATTGGCGACAACCTGAGCGGCATTAAAGAATTTGATACTTACATTGACGATAAGTGGGTAATTAGCGAATACGATGCCAAAAGAGCCAGACTCTTTCACAAACTCGATTTATCTATGCCACACGGCCAACACGAATTTAAAGTAGTGGTAGTAGATGAACGCGACAATAAGGCAACCTATACCGTAAAGTTCTTAATGTAA
- a CDS encoding diacylglycerol kinase family protein — protein sequence MKRFLKSFHFALQGWQTALSEQPNLRFHLTALLLATILGLAFNITFYEWLAVFIVAGLVITAELFNSAIEKVVDLASPSIHPLAKQAKDIAAGAVLAAAATAAATGILIYGKYLLQFLSDYL from the coding sequence ATGAAACGATTCCTAAAGAGTTTTCATTTTGCTTTGCAAGGTTGGCAAACCGCTCTAAGCGAGCAACCAAATTTACGTTTTCATTTAACGGCACTTTTGCTTGCTACCATACTTGGTTTAGCGTTTAACATCACTTTTTATGAATGGCTGGCAGTATTTATTGTAGCAGGATTGGTAATAACAGCCGAGCTCTTTAACTCTGCTATTGAAAAAGTAGTTGATTTAGCCTCGCCAAGCATACATCCGCTGGCAAAGCAAGCAAAAGACATTGCTGCCGGAGCAGTATTAGCAGCAGCAGCTACTGCTGCAGCAACAGGCATACTTATTTACGGAAAATACTTATTGCAGTTTTTAAGCGATTACCTATAG
- the dut gene encoding dUTP diphosphatase, translated as MDIRAWLEEPVVLQPLERKLIPTGLYIELPLGYEAQLRPRSGLAFKHGISLPNTPATIDADYRGELKVALINLSNESFEVRNGERIAQMVVAKHEQVVWKAVEVLSNSNRGAGGFGSTGKS; from the coding sequence ATGGATATTCGTGCATGGCTCGAAGAGCCGGTGGTATTGCAACCGTTGGAACGGAAGTTAATTCCCACGGGTTTGTACATTGAATTACCGTTGGGTTACGAAGCACAGTTGCGCCCTCGCAGTGGTTTGGCGTTTAAGCATGGTATTTCGCTGCCTAATACTCCGGCAACTATTGATGCCGATTACCGAGGTGAATTAAAGGTGGCGCTTATTAACCTTTCAAACGAAAGTTTTGAAGTGCGCAATGGTGAGCGTATTGCACAAATGGTGGTGGCAAAGCACGAGCAAGTAGTGTGGAAAGCAGTAGAGGTATTAAGCAATAGCAATAGAGGTGCAGGTGGTTTTGGTAGCACCGGAAAAAGCTAA